Below is a genomic region from Kogia breviceps isolate mKogBre1 chromosome 16, mKogBre1 haplotype 1, whole genome shotgun sequence.
CTGAGTAGATCATTAGCTACTTAAGAATAAGActgcatatttataaattttaaatagtcTGCAGTGTCTGAGCACTATGATTGAGATAGCAGATGTCTGCAAGTATTGGTGGCATCGTCTTTAATCTTTAAGTACTATGATAGGATGCATTGGAATCTGATGAGGCTGGGAAACCAACTCTGGGACCATTTTGTCATCTGGGCTGGGTTTGAGAACTCCCTTGGGGGACGCGTAGCTGTGTTCTGAGGACTCATATGATTGAGGGTGGGCATACGTTTGGTattgatctctctctttttttttaagcctcagCTTATTGAACAggtatttaaatgtttttccttaGAAATGTAACCATTTGCGATCCTCCAAGTACATATGTGAGGGAGCACATACGGTGATTAACGGAGGCCAGATGCACGCGTTCATCACTCACTCAGCTGACTTGTCACTCAGCTCACACTGCAACCAACATGGTGGTTCTGACAGCCTCACAGCTATAAATTGTTTATATTTGTAGCTTAAATGGGTTGTTGTATACTTACATGGGCTGCTATTTAAAGATAGGGAGCATATGGAGCAGTAAAAGTGAACAAAACCAGTTAATGACTATAAAAGTCTCAAGATGATCATCATCAGGTTTCTACTTTTCATTCATTTGATCAAAGTGCTTATAGAGTATAAAAAGATATTACTAATATTTCAAaaccattcttttaaaaagaaaacaatcataaTTAGATTTACTTTGTCtatacattataataaaaattagtcATGTTTTTAATAGATTATTTCTTGAGAAGTGCTCACTAATATCAGTATGACACCTCTAACCACTTCATctaaataaaaagcacaaaaattgtttttaaggttgatttttttcattcagaTATAAGACCTGTGCATGTTATAATAATGCACCTATTATTGGTATTGTAACATAGTTAAATTTACTTTGCatgttattttatatgtagcCCTAGAatcaattgttttttaaaaatatatacatttacacaTCATGCTTTTTTTGTTCATAATTGACATAAAGCATGTAAAACATTAGATGAGGAGGATTTGTTTAGTTTTAGATAAGTCTGTGTTGTTAACGAAGCATCAGATACTCAAGGAACAGATAAATTGAGATTATAGATGGAGTAGACATGGAGAATGGGAATAATTCATAAACAAGTATGATGGTTGGagccatgagaaagaatgaaatccCTGAGGGAAGGAAAGGTAAATACACAGGGCCTTGGAAGATGCCTACATTTAGGGGTGGGTCAGAGCGAGAAACACAGGGATTTGATTATACTAGAAGCTGAGAAAAATTCCAGGTTTGGTGCTACTTAGGGGTACGGTGTTGCAGTGTGGATTGAGAAAAGTCCATTGGATTTATTAGTAAGTGAGGTTTGCTTTTTATGAGAGATCATCACAAGAGCTCACGCATCAGATCCTCTACTAGCAAGTAGTTAGCAGTTACTGGGGTGGTCGAAGCCATAGGTAGATGGGCTTTAGAGACATTTGATATGTGAGAGCTGGTGTGATAACTTGGCAAAGGCAGAATTGAGAAATGGGAATAAGTGATGTACTTATTTAAGATGTAGGCATAAgattaaaaacagtaataatgtAGAAGAAGAATGGCAGATGAAGGATATTGGTTGACCGAGCTTCTGTGCTCTACAGGTCTAATGTTCTTTCCCTCTAAGCAGCCTTTTTAATTAGTATAAACATTGTTTTCACTTGGAGTATATTAAACTCACATTTCTCTTGATTGTTTATGATGCTAAGATGTTATCAGCAATTGTATTGCAGCATGCAAAAGAACCTGGCAAATAACCCATCTCTTCTGGTAACACGTTTCATAAATTTTCCTCATAGGATGTACTTTTTAAGGGGTAACTAATTGCCTTGCTTATTCTGCATGACCAGCAGCAATGGTCTTGGATTCAGCTGGACATTCTCATTCTCAAAAGACCATACCTGGCGTCAGCCTCCCTCTGCTGTGTTGAAAGACGCTGATAGAAAACTTGGCCTGGCAGCATCAGGTATACTGTTCCAAGTAATAGCTCAGGTTAGTGGAAAGATGGCACTTGGGTGGGAGCAGGTGCCACCATGAGTTAGCTGCTTCGTGCTCCACAGGAAAcaatcttttgttgcagcacaaGCGCATAGTGACCAGGACTCAGCAGAGGACACACCAGAGTGTCCCCTCTTTGTATTCCCACTGGGCATGTGCAGAGCTGCTCACTGTCCTCTCAGTCCAGATTTAGCTCACTAATAGGGGTCAAGTTTACCACACAAAATACTGCTTAGAAACATAGCTGATATCCCACCTTTATTAGGTTTCCAGGGAAACAGTGCTAGAAGGTTGACCAGAGGTCACTTTTTTTTCATGGAGGagaaaaggtttttgtttttcctattttttaaattttatttatttatttttggctgcattgggtctttgttgctgcgcgcgggctttctctagttgtggtgagcaggggatactcttcattgcggtgcgcgggcttctcattgtggtggcttctcttgtagcagagcacgggctctaggtgcacgggcttcagtagttgtggcatgtgggctccgtagttgtggcttttgggctctagagcgcgggctcagtagttgtggctcacggccttagttgctccacgtcatgtggtatcttcccggaccagggctcgaacccatgtccccagcattggcaggcagattcttaaccactgtgccaccagggaagtccgagaaaAGGTTTTGTTAACCCTTTATTCAAACTAATTTTTTGGCAAAATAAGTGGAAAACTTACTGTTAGCTCTAGGATCTGTGCAGTGGACTGTACCGGAGGCagtgttcatttttattgatcATCGTAGCATCTGAGTTTATGTGAAGTTGTTTTTACACCTCAGCAGATGGTTCTAGTAGTTGTACTTTGTTGATAGTTTCAGcaaatttatccaaaaaaaaatccttcctatATTGTTTGACAGATCCAGTTCCATTAAGAGCATGGAGGTATGATACAGAAGGAGGAGCAGAAATTATTGGCTAATTGGGttataggaaaaataaagcagttcGTGCGTGGAGGTCTCTTTCTAAACCACCAATATGCCGTGATGTATTATAGAGAAGAAACACACACTCTAGAACAGTTTTTATTAACCTGTCCTTAAAATTAACATCCATTTGATATTCCTCAAAATGAATTGACTTTTATTGACTTTTCCACAGTTTAACAATCCATTGCAAGATTACCTTTGTTTATCACAAAGTCATTAAGACAGCTTTTCAGGAATGCTTTGTGGAAAACTGCAAGGTTAATCCCTATTGTTCCTAACCAATAATGGACTGAAATATGCCATTTTTCTGATGTCCAGTGTTAAATATATATGTCTGACGCTCAGAATGCAGTTATGTTTTCTTAGAAATTTAATAATTCAGATACATTACTGgattgttcctttaaaaaacattttagtttTGAATATATGTAAAGTAGTGTACTACTCATAGGGATACagtagtgaaaaagaaaaacacagttcCTGGCCTTACAAATTTAAATTCAATATTGTATGTTGAAAAAATTCTGAAGACGAAGCAGCTGTTATAGGAAATTACCAGTGATTTAAGAAGCATCCATACCATGAACATAATGAGATTCTAAGAGACTCAGAAATAGTTAGATGCTTTGAAATCAGAGCTTTGGGTCAAAAAGGCTTGATTTCTCATTTTGTCTCTAGCATTAATCAGCCTTGTAAATGTTAgcaagttgcttcacctctctacctgttttttttttccatctgtaaaagggaAATAGCATTACATGCTTCCTtaagttgtgaggattaaatgacttaaaTTGGAAAAATGAGTCAgctgaaaattaatgaaaattgcTCCGACATTGTAACAGACCTCAGAGATGCCACCAGAGCATGAGGTATGCTGGGGACTGTGGTTCCTGACAGAGGAGCCCAGGAAGACGGCTGCTGTCTTTCACTAACCGTGATCACAGGGAGACCACACATCTGTCCCAGCCTCACTTCACTTCGAAATATGTCATCTCAGCCAGTGAGCAGGTCTCTGGATATTGAGAACTAGTGCATCAACAATTCCCTATTCCGGGGTTAAAATGCCCTTAAATATTTCTATAGTTACAAATGGGAGAGCTGGTTGGATCGTTATTGAGATGCTTGAGCAGAACTTATTTCAGAAGCTCTCACTGATCATGGATCCTGTCTTGTTGCCATCCtctggaagaaagaggagaagggagagcccAGTGCGAGGGACCAAAAGGCTGATCTCTGTACACAGCTTGTGATTTCTGGGGAAGACCTCAGAAACTTGTTTTCAGGAAATTTCTCAACAAAAGATTTGACTGTCGTGATGCTGGCATTTCTCATGTTCTCAGGCATTTCTCATTATATCAGGTTAGATTTACTGTATATATTATAGAAAGACCTTTAAATAGATGTTTTGCCATAATTTCCTATGAATGATTATAAATATATGCAAGCAACTGTgtgtttaaaaaagcaaatttatcTTTAAACATCTAGTTGCAGTTCCCAAGAAGGACAGAATGAAATAAGATGATGTAAAAACAAAGATGATGGTAATGATGACAGTCATGGTAATGATGATGATAGCTGTTTACTGAGCCTTCTCTGTGAGTGAAGTCTTGTTTTGgaggcagcaaaaaaaaaaaaaagaaaagaaaagaggctactttttaaaaaaagatattttttcaaagtttgaAAATCAAAAACTTTATATAGTTTAATCTATATAGGTGGTTTGAATTTCAAAATATGCCCTGTCCATGTATTAGGaggtttatgttttatttagcgTTGTATTAGTTTTTTATAAGAACTTTGATTTGAAAACTTGAGTCAATTCACTCCTGATTATCCAGGTTGTAGGGGTGCTTTGCCATGCCCTTATCaaattcctagattttttttttcttatagatgCTTGGTAAGTTCTAATTTTGATGTTAATTCAAGCAGAACATGGTTAAGAATGTAGTAGTAAAGCCAGAAATACTAGTCACAAAAGCAAATGAAGTTAATATATCTGTAGCATTTGTAAatgcttttttattaattttatttgataatGTTGACCAGTTTTATAAATAGGCATTTTTAGAATTCTCATTCTACTGAAAAGGAAattcaaactggaaataactgaTAAGCCCAagattatttaacaaatatatggTAGAGCAGACTTTAAGGGTGATGGAATTTTAGtgtgtttttttctattatatcaCCAAATAAGTGATATTTGAGTTACTCATCTCTCTGATGCTTCTGTCATAAACGATTGGCTTGACTatgaaaaaaagtacattttttccctaaagaaaTATCTTAAATGGTATCTTATTTTCCAAATGATACAGTGCCTTAGTGTATTTGTATGTTATATCCCAAACCTTGTTAATCCGAATcattatacaaaaattattttattttgatgtataaAGTAAATGCCAGtctgttttcaaattttcctAATACAACTTCTGGGTACAAATGAAAATCATtctcttaaagaaataaaattaagtaagcATTAGATGAAAAATTTAAGCACTCAGATGTGTTGTTCAGACTTATCCACTACAGTGAAGGATTATAGAGTAGCCCTGTATAATTTAAACTGTTGATGAATAGTGGTTAGAGATTGTAAACAGCATTGATAGTTGACCTGGAACAGTTATTCAGTATTCAGTGTAATTGGCTTATTTGGCTGCTGTAGTGTAGCCTCTTTCAATCTGGTTCTTATCCAGGTCTGACACCTAATGCTCAGGTATTGCTTCTGTAGTTGTTAAGCTTGGATTTTTGTTTTACCTCACATACCTGCTTTTCTCTGGCTTAACATAGTGCTTATTGTAATAAAACTTGCTGCAACTGGGTGGCAGTGTTGATTTTCGAGAAACTTCAGAAAAATGCTACACTGTTGGTTTATGTTCAAAGAGAGTTATTTGAACACAAATTCAGATTTGAAATTCCATGTTTAGCggaatagtaaaatatttttggtgAGATTATAGTGAAAAATCGAATCTGTTAAATCGTCTAACTCATCTTTGTAGCCAGTTTTCAGTGTTTAATTTGATGAACTAAAATGCCACATTTATTAGCTTATGGcatacagtaaaattttaaagataagtcattaacaattatttattaaatttaagaataatttcTTTATGGTACTTTTGTTAGTGAGTAAAAgagaatgtaattttttaaaatggtaaatatataagTAAACGAATACTACATAAGAAAAATTGTAACATCTCACCTCTTGTGCCTTTTTAAGACGACACACATAAACTTTATTTGGTAACAAAAACAGTGACttctgaaagcttttcttttgtattttctttacatcagttatattttttagcaaactttaaaaagatttttctccagtaagtcattttcttcatttatctctGGTTCTGAAGTAgaatttctgtgtttttgtttcacaCTTATCCCCCAAGTGTTTATGGCCTTATCAGTATACTGTAGCAATCTTTGTTAACCCACTGGTATGAAATTGCAGTGAGGGCTCTATAAAAGATTGAGCATATTTCACAGTATTAACAGTCTAAAGTTTCTTTTTAATCAGATATGAAAGACAAATTATTAGActtcttcttaaaaataatacaatattagAAACTAGTGttccatttaaattattttttaaatttagctgtGAGAACCTCCAAAtagaagggaaaatattttatattttagtttaattataatttttttctataaagtgaaaaagaaaattgacaaTAAATTCTATTGGATTGGTCTTGATAGGTTAGAATCTGTTAACTACCTCTTTAATAAAATTTGCCCTCAACCTACCTAgctcagtaaagttgtaggacacaaaatcaatatataaaagtcTGTCATGTTTCTATATGCTAATAATGAACTGtcagataaattaaaatgatctcatttacagttccatcagaaagaataaaatagctaggcagaacactctttgacataaattgcaacaTTTTTTTGGGTctgtctcctagagaaatggaaacaaaagcaaaaatagacaaatgggacttaattaaacttaaaagcttttgcacaacaaagtaaatcataaacaaaacaaaaagacagcctgtggactgggagaaaatatttgcaaaccatgagactaacaagggcttaatttccaaaatatgcaaacagtttatacagctcaatatcaaaaaaaaaaaaaaaaaaaaaaaaaaaaaacaaaagaaaccccgcaacccaatccaaaaatcggcagaagacctaaatagacatttctccaaagaagacatacagatggccagtggcacatgaaaagatgctcagtataactaattattagagaaatgcaaatcaaaactacaatgagataccacctcacactgatcgatcaaaatggccatcatcaaaaagtctataaataataaatactgaagaggttgtggagaaaaggaagctcTCCtaaactgttggtgagaatgtaaattggtgcagccattatggagaacaggatggaggttccttaaaaactaaatatagaattactcTATGATTGAGCAGtctcattcctgggcatatatccagaaaagacgaaaactgtaattcaaaaagatggatgcaccccagtgttcatagcagcactatttacaatagccaagatgtggaagcaacctaaatatacatcaacagatgaatggataaagaagatgtggcatacacacacacacacacacacacacacacacacacacacacacacacacacagtggaatattactcagccctaaaaaagaatgaaataatgctatttgcagcagcgtgaatggaccttgagattatcatgttaattgaagtaagtcagacagagaaagataaatatcatatggtgtcacttatatgtggaatatttttaaaattatacagatgagtttatttacaaaacagaaatagactcacagatatagaaagcaaacttatggttaccaaaggggaaagagggtgaGATAAATTGAGAATTGGGGATTAACaggtatacactactatatataaaatagataaacggGGACCTACTATGTAGCCCAAGatacattcaatatcttataataacataatggaaaagaatctgaaaaagttatatatgtgtgtgtatgtgtgtatatgtatatgtgtgtatatatatatatatatatatatatgtatatatatatatataaaactgaatcactttgctatacacctaaaaCATTGTaagccaactatacttcaattttaaaaaagaataaaatacccaggaataaatttaaccaaggaggtaaaagaattGAATACTGAAgactataagacattaatgaaagaaattgaaggataCCCAAGAAAGTGGAAAGGTATTTGGtactcatggattagaagaattaatattgttcatactgcccaaagcagtctatagattcagtacaatccctatcaaaattccagtggcatttatctcagaaataaaacaaataatcctaaaatttgtatggaactacaaaagaccctgaatagtcaaagtactcttgagaaaggaaaacaaaggtggagacatcatgcttcctgatttcaaactatattacaaagctatagtaatcagaacagtatggtattggcataaaaacaaacacatagatcagtggaacggaatagagagcccagaaataaacccacacatatatgtcaattaatttatgacaaaggagccaagaatatacaatggggaatgGACAGTTTCTTCAGTAAATGATATTGGGTAAACTGGGtagccacatgcagaagaatgaaactggactactattttacaccatacagaaaaattaactcaaaatggattaaagacttgaaatttagcactaactcaaaaagatatatgcaccaccatgttcactgtagcattatttacaatagccaggatacgGAGACAACCTAGGtgttcattgatggatgaatgaataaagaaaatgtgggatgtgtgtgtgcccacacacacacacagtggagtattattcatccattaaaaaggaggacattttgccatttacaacaacatggatagatcttgagagcattatactaagtaaaataagtcagagaaggacaaatactctatgatctcACTTACGTGTAGattctgaaaacaaacaaaacaaccccatACTCATAGATAGAATATATTGGTTGTTGCCAGAAGCTGGGGGTAGTGAGCAAAATAAGAGAAgtgggtcaaaaggtataaacttaaCAGTtgtaaaataagtcatggggatgttaTGTACGGCATGGTGAcaagttaataatactgtattgcatgtttgaaagttgctaagtgtAGATcttaaaaagttctcatcacaagaaaaaaattttgttaactatgtatggtgatggatgttaactagatttattgtgatcattttgcagtatatacagataatgaatcattatgttgtacacctgaaattaatatggtATATGTCAGTTTTAcctcaaatttaaaaattgccCTCACCTTACCTAGCTGACCAGTGGGTGCACCAGGAGCATTAGAAGCATGCTCCTTGGTCTCCAGGCTCTTCTGCCTGCAATGCTGGGACACGGCCAATCCACTTATGCTCCAGAGCCTTTGTTCCCTCATATAAAAAATTGGGAACATGGCATCAACTTATTTTTTTGTCAAATCAAGGACAATACATGAATGAAAGTACCTGCatgtttttagaaaatgaatataGTTTGATGAATATTTGTGTTTCACATATACAGCagtggagggagaaaggagaccTTGACACCTGAaggaatgaggaaaatgagaacaATCGATTTTGTGGATGGATTGATGTAGGTTTCCAAGGATTCACCTAGTACCATGATTTATTACATCATGgatctaacttttaaaataatagatacatgttGAATTACTGATTCTgcctatctctgtctctcttcagGACGCTTACGGAGAGCCACAATGGAAAAGTCCTGGATGCTGTGGAACTTTGTTGAAAGATGGCTAATAACTTTGGCTTCATGGTCTTGGGCTCTCTGCCGTATTTCTCTTTTACCTTTAATAGTGACTTTCCATCTGTATGGAGGCATTATCTTACTTTTGTTAATATTCATATCAATAGCAGGTATTCTCTATAAATTCCAGGATGTATTGCTTTATTTCCCAGAACAGCCATCTTCTTCACGCCTTTATGTTCCCATGCCAACTGGTATTCCacatgaaaacattttcatcagaACCAAAGATGGAGTGCGTCTAAATCTTATTTTGATAAGATACACTGGAGACAATTCGCCCTATTCCCCaactataatttattttcatgGGAATGCAGGCAACATAGGTCACAGGTTACCGAACGCATTGCTTATGTTGGTTAACCTCAAAGTTAATCTTTTGCTTGTTGATTATCGAGGATATGGAAAAAGTGAAGGAGAAGCAAGTGAAGAAGGACTCTACCTAGATTCTGAGGCTGTGCTAGACTACGTGATGACCAGACCTGACcttgacaaaacaaaaatttttctttttggccgttCCTTGGGAGGGGCAGTAGCTATTCATTTGGCCTCTGAAAATTCACATAGGATTTCAGCCATTATGGTGGAGAACACATTTTTAAGCATACCGCATATGGCCAGcactttattttcattctttccaaTGCGTTACCTTCC
It encodes:
- the ABHD13 gene encoding protein ABHD13 translates to MEKSWMLWNFVERWLITLASWSWALCRISLLPLIVTFHLYGGIILLLLIFISIAGILYKFQDVLLYFPEQPSSSRLYVPMPTGIPHENIFIRTKDGVRLNLILIRYTGDNSPYSPTIIYFHGNAGNIGHRLPNALLMLVNLKVNLLLVDYRGYGKSEGEASEEGLYLDSEAVLDYVMTRPDLDKTKIFLFGRSLGGAVAIHLASENSHRISAIMVENTFLSIPHMASTLFSFFPMRYLPLWCYKNKFLSYRKISQCRMPSLFISGLSDQLIPPVMMKQLYELSPSRTKRLAIFPDGTHNDTWQCQGYFTALEQFIKEVIKSHSPEEMAKTSSNVTII